The following are from one region of the Cystobacter ferrugineus genome:
- a CDS encoding ATP-binding protein → MSEGYEQVGPSREGVHAGRRLGNRFELTQRIKQGRGIVTWLGTDLHTGARLVIKTTAAHALVPTARQRLEHEARVLGSLRNPHLVPLLHFGTGGELLFLVTPFVPGRSLQERLASGTLSVSEALTLGQGVLSALAEAHVQGVLHRDVKPSNIIVDGFPNITHVTLVDFGLARSERLDPSLRDLPVGTARYLSPEQAGLLNRPVEATSDLYALGAVLFEALAGHPAFDGASVGEVLRQHLTSRPRLRATGVEVPRALEEVVARLLQTDPQDRYQSAESAREDLRAIEEALAQGEQDPELVAGAHDTRRSLTEPSFVGRHEELAQMERELERARVEPGRLVVVEAESGGGKSRLLEEFASRAPRHRAALLEGQAVAHAAQRPFQLFTDVAAGITQTALERPELGERLRERLKEQAVAVCTVLPQLKPILRPEQQSLGPESLGASRGIAALAALLGALGSETEPAMVLLDDCQWADEPTLKALEGFQRGPLRDGPGHVLLVIAFRTEEVGADHPLRRLRPDAHLRLAAFGPEDLTRLLESMAGPLPREAMELVVRLSEGNPFMASAVMHGLVEDGALVPGERGWKVQPAAMAHVRSSRQAASFLVRRLKLLPAESLHLLSVGAVLGKSFALEHVAALSGTPQEQVVAALVEPQHRHMLWAGQEGHYTFVHDKLREALLGMLKPDERRELHRLAARTFAARARADSFELAYHFDAAGEHAQALPHAIVAAERARTQFALGTAELNYRIAERGAAQADASTRFRIATGLGDVLMLLGRYDDAQPQFELAQKLAHNALEQARISSKLGELEFKRGNMEESNAANEQGLALLRRWVPGHDITYGLRAVWELLIQAGHTLMPKRLARRSLEHAEEDLLAVHFYNRLTYGYWYKRGPVPTFWAHLREVNTAERYPPTPELAQAYSTHSPVMTQVPWFSRAIAYLEKSLAMRRKWGDTWGQGQTLHFYSLALYVSGRFEESIEKAREGMRLLARTGDKWEMHNAHYHLAMSLYRLGRLREAEESSQQLHASALAIGDRYAVRLSLEVWGKASVGRIAKGLLDEGLADAGLDTQTHTGLLQVEALRRMREEDLEGAVATLETAHRMVEKAKLRNEYVTPVGPWFITALRLLASRASPIAPHRRAALLKRAWQVERRSRSSAESFRNNLAHLMRERGLLHAMEGHPRRARRCLDESLHVAESLKMRHEAAQTRLARGQVGQELGWPGAAEDVETAQRELQEMEQGLGTSGPSAPDKGPERPETLSLVDRFPRVLEAGRRIASALTGEAVFDAVRQSMQELLRAEHCVVFEPRTLLPEEELAAAGVARTALHRTLETGRPAIMGQGMPGGVSESMEMLGVRSLLCAPIQVRGKTVACVCASHRQVGELFGEDEERLASFVCILAGTALENAEGFERMAALSEERGRLYREEQEAVRRRDDFLSIAAHELKTPLTSLQLHLQGLMSQLRPSARPMPPERLATRLESANLQTQRMGKLVNELLDISRIAQGNLLGDLEPVDLGKVVNTVVERSRDGLARAECEPRLHLAPEVVGQWDAMRLEQVVLNLLTNAMKYGAGRPIDITVDKDATHARLVVRDEGIGIAPEDTERIFERFERAVSVRHYGGFGIGLWIVREIIQALGGRVEVHSAPGQGATFTVRLPLEGPKPRALNGAPAPDR, encoded by the coding sequence ATGTCGGAGGGCTACGAACAGGTGGGACCCTCACGGGAAGGCGTGCACGCGGGCCGCAGGCTGGGTAACCGCTTCGAATTGACCCAGCGCATCAAGCAGGGCCGGGGCATCGTCACGTGGTTGGGGACCGACCTGCATACCGGCGCCCGGCTCGTCATCAAGACGACCGCCGCCCACGCCCTCGTGCCCACGGCCCGTCAGCGATTGGAACACGAGGCCCGGGTCCTCGGCTCGCTGCGCAACCCCCACCTCGTGCCCCTGCTGCACTTCGGCACCGGTGGGGAGCTGCTCTTCCTGGTGACGCCCTTCGTGCCCGGCCGGTCGCTCCAGGAGCGGCTGGCCAGCGGAACGCTGTCCGTCTCCGAGGCACTCACGCTGGGCCAGGGCGTGCTGTCCGCGCTCGCCGAGGCCCATGTCCAGGGCGTCCTCCACCGGGACGTCAAACCCTCCAACATCATCGTCGACGGCTTTCCCAACATCACCCACGTCACCCTGGTGGACTTCGGACTGGCGCGCAGCGAGCGTCTGGACCCGTCCCTGCGCGACCTGCCGGTGGGCACCGCGCGCTACCTCTCGCCCGAGCAGGCGGGACTGCTCAACCGCCCGGTGGAGGCCACCTCGGACCTGTACGCGCTGGGCGCCGTCCTCTTCGAGGCGCTCGCGGGCCATCCGGCATTCGACGGCGCCTCGGTGGGCGAGGTGTTGCGGCAACACCTCACCTCCCGCCCGCGCCTGCGCGCCACGGGCGTCGAGGTCCCCCGCGCCCTGGAGGAAGTCGTCGCCCGTCTGCTGCAGACCGATCCCCAGGACCGCTACCAGTCCGCCGAGTCCGCGCGCGAGGACCTGCGCGCCATCGAGGAGGCCCTGGCCCAGGGCGAGCAGGATCCGGAGCTGGTGGCGGGCGCGCACGACACGCGCCGCAGCCTCACCGAGCCGTCCTTCGTGGGCCGCCACGAGGAGCTGGCGCAGATGGAGCGGGAGCTGGAGCGCGCCCGCGTGGAGCCCGGACGGCTGGTGGTGGTGGAGGCCGAGAGCGGCGGGGGCAAGAGCCGGCTCTTGGAGGAGTTCGCCTCGCGAGCCCCCCGCCACCGCGCCGCGTTGCTCGAGGGACAGGCCGTGGCCCACGCCGCGCAGCGCCCCTTCCAGCTCTTCACGGACGTGGCCGCGGGCATCACCCAGACGGCCCTGGAGCGGCCCGAGCTGGGCGAGCGGTTGCGTGAGCGGCTCAAGGAGCAGGCGGTGGCGGTGTGCACCGTGCTGCCGCAGCTCAAGCCCATCCTGCGTCCGGAGCAGCAGAGCCTCGGGCCCGAGTCGCTCGGCGCCAGCCGCGGCATCGCCGCCCTGGCGGCCCTGCTCGGGGCGTTGGGCAGCGAGACCGAGCCCGCCATGGTGCTGCTCGACGACTGCCAGTGGGCCGATGAGCCGACGCTCAAGGCCCTGGAGGGCTTCCAGCGAGGGCCGCTCCGGGACGGGCCGGGCCACGTGCTGCTCGTCATCGCCTTTCGCACCGAGGAAGTGGGCGCCGACCACCCGCTGCGCCGGCTGCGCCCGGACGCGCACCTGCGGCTGGCGGCCTTCGGCCCCGAGGATCTCACCCGCCTCTTGGAGTCCATGGCGGGCCCGCTCCCCCGCGAGGCCATGGAGCTGGTGGTGCGCCTGTCCGAGGGCAATCCCTTCATGGCCTCGGCGGTGATGCATGGACTGGTGGAGGACGGGGCGCTGGTGCCCGGCGAGCGGGGCTGGAAGGTGCAGCCGGCGGCCATGGCGCACGTGCGCTCCTCGCGGCAGGCCGCGTCCTTCCTCGTGCGCCGGCTCAAGCTCCTGCCCGCCGAGTCCCTGCACCTGCTGTCCGTGGGAGCGGTGCTGGGCAAGAGCTTCGCGCTGGAGCATGTCGCCGCGCTCTCGGGCACCCCGCAGGAGCAGGTGGTGGCGGCGCTCGTGGAGCCCCAGCACCGCCACATGCTGTGGGCGGGACAGGAGGGCCACTACACCTTCGTCCACGACAAGCTGCGCGAGGCGCTCCTGGGCATGCTCAAGCCGGACGAGCGCCGGGAGCTGCACCGCCTGGCGGCGCGCACCTTCGCCGCCCGCGCCAGGGCGGACTCCTTCGAGCTGGCCTACCACTTCGACGCCGCGGGCGAGCATGCCCAGGCGCTCCCCCACGCCATCGTGGCCGCGGAGCGCGCGCGCACCCAGTTCGCCCTGGGCACCGCGGAGCTCAACTACCGCATCGCCGAGCGCGGCGCGGCCCAGGCCGATGCGAGCACCCGCTTCCGCATCGCCACCGGCCTCGGCGACGTGCTCATGCTGCTCGGCCGCTACGACGACGCCCAGCCCCAGTTCGAGCTGGCCCAGAAGCTGGCCCACAACGCCCTGGAGCAGGCGCGCATCTCCTCGAAGCTGGGAGAGCTCGAGTTCAAGCGCGGCAACATGGAGGAGAGCAACGCCGCCAACGAGCAGGGGCTCGCCCTGCTGCGGCGCTGGGTGCCTGGCCACGACATCACCTATGGCCTGCGCGCCGTCTGGGAGCTGCTCATCCAGGCGGGCCATACGCTGATGCCCAAGCGGCTCGCGCGCCGCTCGCTGGAGCACGCCGAGGAGGATCTCCTGGCCGTGCACTTCTACAACCGGCTGACGTATGGCTATTGGTACAAGCGCGGCCCGGTGCCCACCTTCTGGGCCCACCTGCGCGAGGTGAACACCGCCGAGCGCTATCCGCCCACGCCCGAGCTCGCCCAGGCCTACTCCACGCACTCGCCCGTGATGACCCAGGTGCCCTGGTTCTCCCGGGCCATCGCCTACCTGGAGAAGTCGCTGGCCATGCGCCGCAAGTGGGGCGACACGTGGGGCCAGGGCCAGACGCTGCACTTCTACTCGCTCGCGCTCTACGTCTCCGGCCGCTTCGAGGAGAGCATCGAGAAGGCGCGCGAGGGGATGCGGCTGCTCGCACGCACCGGGGACAAGTGGGAGATGCACAACGCCCACTACCACCTGGCCATGTCGCTCTACCGCCTGGGCCGGCTGCGCGAGGCGGAGGAGTCCAGCCAGCAACTGCACGCCTCCGCGCTCGCCATCGGCGACCGGTACGCCGTGCGCCTCAGCCTGGAGGTCTGGGGCAAGGCCTCCGTGGGCCGCATCGCCAAGGGCCTGCTGGACGAGGGGCTGGCCGACGCGGGGCTCGACACGCAGACGCACACGGGGCTGCTCCAGGTGGAGGCCCTGCGGCGCATGCGCGAGGAGGACCTGGAGGGCGCGGTGGCCACACTGGAGACGGCCCACCGGATGGTGGAGAAGGCGAAGTTGCGCAACGAGTACGTGACGCCCGTGGGCCCCTGGTTCATCACCGCGCTGCGCCTGCTGGCCTCGCGGGCGTCACCGATCGCGCCCCACCGCCGCGCGGCGCTGCTCAAGCGGGCGTGGCAGGTGGAGAGACGCTCCCGCTCCTCGGCGGAGTCCTTCCGCAACAACCTCGCCCACCTGATGCGCGAGCGCGGCCTGCTGCATGCCATGGAGGGCCACCCCCGCCGCGCCCGCAGGTGTCTCGACGAGAGCCTGCACGTGGCCGAGTCCCTGAAGATGCGCCACGAGGCCGCCCAGACGCGGCTCGCGCGCGGCCAGGTGGGCCAGGAGCTCGGCTGGCCCGGAGCGGCGGAGGACGTGGAGACGGCCCAGCGCGAGTTGCAGGAGATGGAGCAGGGCCTGGGGACGTCGGGGCCCTCCGCGCCCGACAAGGGGCCGGAGCGCCCGGAGACGCTGTCGCTCGTGGACCGCTTCCCGCGCGTGCTCGAGGCGGGGCGGCGCATCGCCTCCGCGCTCACGGGCGAGGCGGTGTTCGACGCCGTGCGCCAGTCCATGCAGGAATTGCTGCGCGCGGAGCACTGCGTGGTGTTCGAGCCGAGGACGCTGCTGCCCGAGGAGGAGCTGGCCGCCGCGGGCGTGGCGCGCACGGCCCTGCACCGCACGCTGGAGACGGGGCGCCCGGCCATCATGGGCCAGGGCATGCCCGGAGGGGTGAGCGAGAGCATGGAGATGCTCGGGGTGCGCTCGCTCCTGTGCGCGCCCATCCAGGTGCGCGGCAAGACGGTGGCGTGCGTGTGCGCGAGCCACCGTCAGGTGGGGGAGCTGTTCGGCGAGGACGAGGAGCGGCTGGCGTCCTTCGTCTGCATCCTGGCGGGCACCGCCCTGGAGAACGCCGAGGGCTTCGAGCGCATGGCGGCGCTGTCCGAGGAGCGCGGCCGGCTCTACCGCGAGGAGCAGGAGGCGGTGCGGCGCCGGGACGACTTCCTCTCCATCGCCGCGCACGAGCTCAAGACGCCCCTCACCTCGCTCCAGCTCCACCTGCAGGGGTTGATGTCGCAGTTGCGCCCGAGTGCCCGGCCCATGCCTCCCGAGCGGCTGGCCACCAGGCTGGAGTCGGCCAACCTCCAGACGCAGCGCATGGGCAAGCTGGTGAACGAGCTGCTGGACATCTCGCGCATCGCCCAGGGCAACCTGCTCGGGGACCTGGAGCCGGTGGACCTGGGGAAGGTGGTGAACACCGTGGTGGAGCGCTCGCGCGACGGCCTGGCGCGCGCCGAGTGCGAGCCACGGCTGCACCTGGCCCCCGAGGTCGTGGGCCAGTGGGACGCCATGCGCCTGGAGCAGGTGGTGCTCAACCTGCTCACCAACGCGATGAAGTACGGCGCCGGCCGGCCCATCGACATCACCGTGGACAAGGACGCCACCCACGCGCGGCTCGTGGTGCGCGACGAGGGCATCGGCATCGCCCCGGAGGACACCGAGCGCATCTTCGAGCGCTTCGAGCGCGCGGTGTCCGTGCGCCACTACGGCGGCTTCGGTATCGGCCTGTGGATCGTCCGGGAAATCATCCAGGCACTCGGTGGCCGCGTCGAGGTGCACAGCGCGCCCGGGCAGGGCGCCACCTTCACCGTGCGGCTTCCGCTCGAAGGCCCGAAGCCCCGCGCCCTCAATGGCGCTCCAGCTCCAGATAGATGA
- a CDS encoding STAS/SEC14 domain-containing protein, whose translation MPFQITVHEADRIIDVVYPPHPSAEDVADYLKRIREAILRLNGPWSALVDQEQLRVMSPEMVDTMASLNAFAQLNGMKRSARVVSDAASGLQAWRMTKRALLTIPTRTFETREAALAWLRHPDDE comes from the coding sequence ATGCCCTTTCAGATCACCGTCCACGAGGCGGATCGCATCATCGACGTCGTCTATCCTCCGCACCCCAGCGCGGAGGACGTGGCGGACTACCTCAAGCGCATCCGCGAGGCGATCCTCCGCCTCAACGGCCCGTGGAGCGCACTGGTGGACCAGGAGCAGCTCCGGGTGATGTCGCCGGAGATGGTGGACACCATGGCGAGCCTCAACGCCTTCGCGCAGCTCAACGGCATGAAGCGCTCGGCGCGCGTGGTGAGCGACGCGGCGTCGGGACTGCAGGCCTGGCGCATGACCAAGCGGGCGCTGTTGACCATTCCCACCCGGACCTTCGAGACGAGAGAAGCGGCCCTGGCGTGGCTGCGCCATCCCGACGACGAGTGA
- a CDS encoding acyl carrier protein: MEISNQLREFIRTTFLRGDSLELSDTTPLITSGLLDSTDTLELLLYMESEFGITVGDDESGPKNLDTLERITAFIEAKRAEGGGREETREGSEPLAR; this comes from the coding sequence ATGGAGATCTCCAACCAACTGCGCGAGTTCATTCGGACGACCTTCCTGCGAGGAGACAGCCTCGAGTTGTCCGACACCACACCGCTCATCACCTCGGGACTGTTGGATTCAACGGACACGCTCGAGCTGCTCCTTTATATGGAGAGTGAGTTCGGCATCACCGTGGGTGACGACGAATCCGGGCCGAAGAACCTGGACACCCTCGAGCGCATCACGGCCTTCATCGAGGCGAAGCGCGCGGAGGGCGGGGGCAGGGAGGAGACGCGGGAGGGAAGCGAGCCCCTCGCGCGTTGA
- a CDS encoding class I SAM-dependent methyltransferase, whose translation MDDPSLPFKHAIGHGESWSHRNELAAPVMEWVERSDAFLQADVWLHDIFVRLQRGNVEANMSALYQGLHLLRRKCDREEWHVFCLESTRAHPLRKLLHLCPYSRHGYERPRGYAGDADLIDYVYSQRKTEDPLIGQSIYRFLYQQTGPQCVRERRMILAREIDTIAERVHKPRVLSIACGHLREAERSRAVAERRVGLFLAMDQDTSSLEEVARQHPGDLVRPVCDNVRSIVLGRSVFEPQDLIYSAGLYDYLSQNVAQRLTRRLFEMLRPGGRLVIANFALSTPDAGYLEAFMDWWLVYRDEEQMRDLAAEIDPAQISRMNLFRDSVGHVIYLELERH comes from the coding sequence ATGGACGATCCCTCCCTCCCCTTCAAACACGCCATCGGTCATGGTGAGTCCTGGTCCCACCGAAATGAATTGGCCGCGCCCGTGATGGAGTGGGTCGAGCGAAGTGATGCCTTCCTGCAGGCGGACGTGTGGTTGCACGACATCTTCGTCCGGCTTCAGCGGGGCAATGTCGAGGCCAACATGTCGGCGCTGTACCAGGGGCTCCACCTGTTGCGCCGCAAATGCGACCGGGAGGAGTGGCACGTGTTCTGCCTCGAGTCCACGCGCGCCCATCCGCTGCGGAAGCTGCTGCACCTGTGTCCCTATTCGCGCCACGGCTATGAGCGTCCGCGGGGCTACGCGGGGGACGCGGATCTCATCGATTACGTCTACTCCCAGCGCAAGACCGAGGACCCTCTCATCGGTCAATCCATCTACCGCTTCCTGTATCAGCAGACGGGACCCCAATGCGTGCGGGAGCGGCGGATGATCCTCGCGCGGGAGATCGACACCATCGCCGAGCGGGTGCACAAGCCGCGGGTGCTCTCCATTGCGTGCGGCCACCTGCGAGAAGCCGAGCGGTCACGCGCCGTGGCCGAGCGCCGCGTGGGGCTGTTCCTCGCGATGGACCAGGACACCTCGAGCCTGGAAGAGGTGGCGCGCCAGCACCCGGGGGACCTCGTGCGTCCCGTCTGTGACAACGTGCGCTCCATCGTCCTGGGCCGCAGCGTCTTCGAGCCGCAGGATCTCATCTACTCGGCGGGCCTGTACGACTACCTGTCGCAGAACGTGGCCCAACGCCTCACCCGGCGGCTCTTCGAGATGTTGCGCCCGGGGGGCCGGCTGGTGATCGCCAACTTCGCCCTGAGCACCCCCGACGCGGGCTACCTGGAGGCCTTCATGGACTGGTGGCTCGTCTACCGGGACGAGGAGCAGATGCGCGACCTGGCGGCGGAGATCGACCCCGCGCAGATCTCCCGCATGAACCTGTTCCGCGACTCCGTGGGCCACGTCATCTATCTGGAGCTGGAGCGCCATTGA